From Pusillibacter faecalis, one genomic window encodes:
- a CDS encoding CatA-like O-acetyltransferase codes for MGCRIVEMSQDPRKEQFAYFRSLANPYVGVTVELDVTELAAWSGQTGTSFFLAVLYAAVRAANSVPELRRRIRGEQVVEYDCCPSSHTVALPDGTYCYCRLWADAPFAEFLPYASAEQERAKYAPSLEEGDAESPFFLSCVPWFSYTALTQPTPSPADSNPRITWGRYQKRGDRLLLPVTLLANHALADGIHLARFYARLEEEVRLLAAGTSL; via the coding sequence CGCAAAGAGCAGTTCGCCTATTTCCGCAGCTTGGCAAACCCCTATGTGGGTGTGACGGTGGAGCTGGATGTGACGGAGCTGGCGGCTTGGTCAGGACAGACAGGGACCAGCTTCTTCCTGGCGGTGCTTTACGCCGCCGTCCGGGCAGCCAACAGTGTGCCAGAGCTGCGGCGGCGTATCCGGGGAGAACAGGTGGTGGAATATGACTGCTGCCCCTCCTCTCACACCGTGGCACTGCCAGACGGGACGTACTGCTATTGCCGTCTCTGGGCGGACGCGCCATTTGCGGAGTTTTTACCCTATGCGTCTGCGGAGCAGGAACGGGCCAAGTATGCCCCGTCTCTGGAGGAAGGGGATGCGGAGAGTCCGTTTTTCCTATCTTGTGTCCCGTGGTTCTCCTATACGGCGCTGACGCAGCCCACGCCTTCTCCGGCAGACAGCAACCCGCGGATTACCTGGGGGCGCTATCAGAAAAGGGGAGACCGCCTGCTGCTGCCGGTGACGCTGCTGGCAAATCACGCCTTGGCGGACGGTATTCATCTGGCCCGGTTCTATGCGCGCCTGGAGGAGGAAGTCCGGCTGCTGGCAGCAGGCACATCCCTGTAA
- a CDS encoding CatB-related O-acetyltransferase, with the protein MRIPAETIYPRTGDRQTVYLRAVVHGHNISVGDYTIYNDFVRDPVEFERNNVLYHYPVNGDRLVIGKYCSIACGAKFLLNSANHTLRSLSTYPFPIFYEAWGTPVSEVSSAWDNRGDIVIGNDVWIGYEAVILSGVHIGDGAIIGARAVVTRDVEPYTIMGGVPARPIRKRYDEETIQRLLALRWWDFPPEQMRKCLDALEQGDLQALEQMAGV; encoded by the coding sequence ATGCGAATTCCGGCTGAAACAATTTATCCCCGGACCGGGGACCGGCAGACCGTCTATCTGAGGGCGGTGGTCCATGGCCACAACATCTCCGTGGGGGACTATACGATCTACAACGACTTCGTACGGGACCCAGTGGAGTTTGAGAGGAACAATGTTCTCTACCACTACCCCGTCAACGGCGACCGACTGGTGATCGGAAAGTACTGTTCCATTGCCTGCGGGGCTAAGTTCCTGCTGAACAGTGCGAACCACACGCTGCGGTCGCTCTCCACCTATCCGTTTCCCATCTTCTATGAGGCGTGGGGGACGCCGGTTTCCGAGGTCTCGTCGGCCTGGGACAACCGGGGGGACATCGTGATCGGGAACGACGTCTGGATCGGCTATGAAGCCGTCATCCTCTCCGGCGTTCACATCGGGGACGGCGCCATCATCGGCGCCCGGGCAGTGGTCACTCGGGATGTGGAGCCCTATACCATCATGGGCGGCGTGCCGGCAAGGCCCATCCGAAAGCGGTATGACGAGGAGACAATCCAAAGGTTGCTGGCCTTGCGGTGGTGGGACTTCCCGCCGGAACAGATGCGAAAATGTCTGGACGCCTTGGAGCAAGGCGACCTCCAGGCTTTGGAGCAGATGGCGGGCGTATAA
- a CDS encoding SH3 domain-containing C40 family peptidase yields the protein MTHFAGKMVRMLLLSAISTVLLAGFAAAAESQQAVAVGATTGSSLRLRADASTSASVITTLDQDVAVAVLDDSIDGWYKVNYNGNVGYVSADYLVIDQDNVFTSYGRVSGDGVNVRSAPSTSGGTLATVNDGAMVTVNGFVDGWYDVTCEYGTEGYIRSDFLVLTNSSSSSSDIVSLAKQYLGTRYSYGGASPSGFDCSGFTMYIYGQMGYSLPHSATSQWQSGIGTKVWSIDALQPGDLVFFNDPSRNAGKACSHVGIYVGDGKHIHSSSSRSGGVIISDLTSGYYNTYFIGGIHV from the coding sequence ATGACACACTTTGCTGGTAAGATGGTGCGTATGCTGTTGCTCAGTGCCATCTCTACTGTGCTGCTGGCAGGTTTTGCCGCAGCCGCTGAGTCTCAACAGGCTGTTGCCGTGGGCGCAACAACTGGTTCCTCCCTGCGTCTGCGGGCAGATGCCTCCACCTCTGCTTCTGTGATCACCACACTGGATCAGGATGTGGCCGTTGCCGTGCTGGATGACTCCATCGACGGATGGTATAAGGTCAATTACAACGGAAATGTCGGTTATGTATCTGCTGACTACCTGGTCATCGATCAGGACAACGTCTTTACATCCTATGGCCGTGTCAGCGGCGACGGTGTGAACGTCCGTTCCGCTCCCTCCACCAGCGGCGGTACGCTGGCCACCGTCAATGACGGCGCCATGGTCACAGTTAACGGTTTTGTGGACGGCTGGTACGATGTCACCTGTGAATACGGTACGGAGGGATATATCCGCAGCGATTTCCTGGTGCTGACCAACTCCAGCTCCTCCTCGAGTGACATTGTCTCTCTTGCCAAGCAGTATCTGGGCACCCGCTATTCTTACGGCGGCGCTTCCCCCAGCGGCTTTGACTGCTCCGGTTTTACGATGTACATCTACGGCCAGATGGGATATTCTCTCCCCCACTCTGCTACCAGCCAGTGGCAGAGCGGTATCGGCACCAAGGTATGGAGCATTGATGCTCTGCAGCCCGGTGACTTGGTGTTTTTCAATGATCCCAGCCGCAATGCGGGCAAGGCCTGCTCCCATGTAGGCATCTATGTGGGCGACGGAAAACACATCCACTCCTCCTCTTCCAGGAGCGGCGGTGTCATCATTAGCGATCTGACCAGCGGGTATTATAATACATATTTCATTGGCGGTATTCACGTCTAA
- a CDS encoding 3'-5' exonuclease, with amino-acid sequence MIIMDLEWNRSYDKIPLEEILQIGAVRLERMGGPIVDTFSVFIRPCVHKKLNRTAKALPELQRALNSKVRFPAALQAFSDWCGEETVFADWGGDDFEVLRQNCAYWKLSAPKPVQLIDLQAAFSLRVGTSQGVALYRAVEYCGIPASFTFHNALNDAMYTALLTAWVGPNTLSLLTLPKEVRRLADSPEFPPQPRRRVGPYPSLMAALNGRSSRRLACPLCGEPIWVRHWYTAAPDRYYADFRCRAHGSFLCRLTLSPMEGGQWQGRLAVPEVTPALLEDFGGAIHAGPLDCKGIRRKKRPRNSSKRRATADHSVS; translated from the coding sequence ATGATTATCATGGACTTAGAGTGGAATCGCAGCTATGACAAGATTCCGCTGGAAGAAATACTGCAGATTGGAGCTGTTCGGCTGGAGCGAATGGGCGGCCCCATTGTGGACACCTTTTCTGTCTTCATTCGGCCTTGTGTACATAAAAAGCTCAACCGCACGGCCAAGGCTCTTCCTGAACTACAGCGCGCCCTAAATTCCAAAGTCCGGTTTCCCGCCGCGCTGCAGGCCTTTTCAGACTGGTGTGGGGAGGAGACGGTTTTTGCCGACTGGGGCGGGGACGATTTTGAGGTTCTTCGCCAAAATTGCGCTTACTGGAAGCTTTCCGCGCCAAAGCCCGTTCAGCTCATTGACCTGCAGGCTGCCTTTTCCCTTCGGGTAGGAACCAGCCAGGGTGTGGCGCTGTATCGTGCCGTGGAATACTGCGGCATCCCTGCCTCCTTCACCTTTCACAATGCCCTCAACGATGCGATGTACACTGCGCTCCTAACCGCTTGGGTTGGGCCGAATACCCTCTCTTTGTTGACGCTGCCCAAGGAGGTTCGCCGCTTGGCGGACAGTCCGGAGTTTCCACCCCAGCCCCGCCGGAGGGTGGGGCCCTATCCCTCTTTGATGGCTGCACTCAATGGTCGTAGTTCTCGTCGTTTGGCCTGCCCTCTGTGTGGCGAGCCGATATGGGTGCGACACTGGTATACCGCTGCTCCGGACCGCTATTACGCTGATTTCCGTTGCCGCGCTCACGGCAGCTTTCTCTGCCGCCTTACGCTCTCTCCCATGGAGGGCGGCCAGTGGCAGGGCAGGCTGGCGGTACCAGAGGTGACGCCTGCACTGCTTGAAGATTTTGGCGGAGCCATTCATGCCGGCCCCCTGGACTGTAAGGGCATCCGCCGCAAGAAGCGTCCGCGGAATTCGTCAAAGCGTAGAGCTACGGCTGACCACTCTGTCTCCTGA
- a CDS encoding DUF4177 domain-containing protein: MRQYEYQFLEIPARKAGKTARGDAWRECQKVIAAEAQKGWRLKQVVVPFHEKMGIYGAWCYQIIFEREADQ, translated from the coding sequence ATGCGACAATATGAATATCAATTTTTAGAGATCCCCGCCAGAAAAGCGGGGAAGACGGCGCGCGGGGATGCCTGGCGGGAATGCCAGAAAGTCATTGCCGCGGAGGCGCAAAAGGGCTGGCGGCTCAAGCAGGTTGTGGTTCCCTTTCATGAAAAGATGGGAATTTACGGCGCATGGTGCTATCAGATCATCTTTGAGAGAGAGGCAGACCAATAA
- a CDS encoding M18 family aminopeptidase has product MEEIKQLLKFLNASRSCYHAADQAAQILAANGYIRLWEEQPWQFTSGGKYFALRGDASLIAFRLPRQEAVGFMLAAAHSDSPSFKVREAVSSAGNCLRLSVEPYGGMVMRSWLDRPLSVAGRVMVRRNGAIISQLVDVDQDLLVIPSVAIHMDREVNKGTVLKPHTDLLPLLGLGREPGAFRRLIAETAGVGEKDLLSTDLYLYPRAEAVLSGIHKEFVAGPRLDDLQCVFACLQGFLEAAESGSVPVLAVFHNEEVGSGTRQGADSTFLQDVLRRINGALGRGEEDFQVAVANSFLVSADNAHAVHPAHPEYADSNEAPVLGGGVVIKYNAAQRYTTDAVSDAVFRQICAEAGVPVQRYSNRADLPGGSTLGNISTAHLSVHSVDVGLPQLAMHAAYELAGAADTVYLIRAMGVYFSKSFRAGPEGFRLL; this is encoded by the coding sequence ATGGAAGAAATCAAACAGCTTTTGAAGTTCTTAAATGCAAGCCGCAGCTGCTACCATGCCGCGGACCAGGCGGCACAGATACTTGCTGCGAATGGTTATATCCGGCTCTGGGAGGAGCAGCCCTGGCAGTTCACCTCCGGTGGGAAGTATTTCGCACTCCGGGGAGATGCCAGCCTGATTGCGTTCCGCCTTCCCCGGCAGGAGGCCGTGGGATTCATGCTGGCAGCGGCTCATAGCGATTCACCCTCTTTTAAGGTGCGGGAGGCGGTGTCCTCCGCCGGCAACTGCCTGAGGCTGAGCGTGGAGCCATACGGCGGCATGGTGATGCGTTCCTGGCTGGATCGCCCCTTGTCTGTTGCCGGACGGGTGATGGTGCGTCGGAACGGAGCGATCATATCTCAGCTGGTGGACGTGGACCAGGACCTGCTGGTGATTCCCAGTGTGGCGATCCACATGGACCGGGAGGTAAACAAAGGGACGGTGCTGAAACCTCATACAGATCTGCTGCCCCTACTGGGACTGGGGCGGGAACCGGGGGCCTTCCGGCGCCTGATTGCGGAGACAGCAGGCGTTGGGGAGAAGGACCTGCTCTCCACCGATCTGTATCTCTATCCTCGGGCGGAAGCCGTGCTGAGCGGGATTCACAAAGAGTTTGTGGCGGGGCCCCGACTGGATGACCTTCAGTGTGTCTTCGCCTGCCTCCAGGGCTTTTTAGAGGCGGCGGAGAGCGGCAGCGTCCCGGTGCTGGCAGTCTTCCATAATGAGGAGGTGGGCAGCGGTACCCGCCAAGGGGCGGATTCCACCTTTCTACAAGACGTGTTGCGGAGGATCAACGGCGCACTTGGCAGGGGAGAAGAGGACTTCCAGGTAGCCGTGGCCAACAGCTTTCTGGTGTCGGCAGACAACGCCCATGCCGTGCATCCCGCCCATCCGGAGTACGCCGACTCCAATGAGGCTCCGGTATTGGGCGGCGGCGTAGTGATCAAATACAACGCCGCCCAGCGCTACACCACTGATGCCGTATCCGACGCCGTTTTCCGCCAGATCTGCGCTGAGGCTGGCGTACCGGTGCAACGCTACAGCAACCGGGCGGATCTGCCTGGTGGGTCTACCCTGGGCAACATCAGCACCGCGCACCTCTCTGTCCACAGTGTGGACGTGGGACTTCCCCAGCTTGCCATGCACGCGGCCTATGAGCTGGCGGGTGCGGCAGATACTGTCTATCTGATCCGGGCTATGGGGGTATATTTCAGCAAGAGCTTCCGGGCAGGGCCGGAGGGCTTTCGACTGTTGTAA
- a CDS encoding LURP-one-related/scramblase family protein, producing the protein MRLYFKQRLFSWFDSYDIYDDSGAAVYTVEGQLAWGHCLHILDAAGNHVGTVKERVLTFLPKFEMYLGGEYVGSIQKEFTFFTPRFDIDCNGWQVEGSFLEWDYTVTEPCGALVARISKELLQWTDTYVIDVANPMDALCVLMLVLAIDAEKCSRN; encoded by the coding sequence ATGCGGCTTTATTTCAAGCAGAGATTGTTTTCCTGGTTTGACAGTTATGATATTTACGATGACTCCGGAGCGGCCGTCTACACGGTCGAGGGCCAGCTGGCATGGGGCCACTGCCTGCATATCCTGGACGCGGCAGGGAACCATGTGGGCACAGTGAAGGAGCGGGTGCTGACTTTTCTGCCAAAATTTGAGATGTATCTGGGCGGAGAGTATGTGGGCAGCATTCAAAAGGAATTCACCTTCTTCACCCCCCGCTTTGACATCGACTGCAACGGCTGGCAGGTGGAGGGGAGCTTCCTGGAGTGGGATTACACGGTAACAGAACCCTGCGGCGCCTTGGTAGCCAGAATTTCCAAGGAGTTGCTGCAGTGGACGGACACCTACGTGATCGATGTGGCCAACCCCATGGATGCGCTGTGCGTGCTGATGCTGGTGCTAGCCATTGATGCGGAGAAATGCTCCAGAAACTGA
- the trmD gene encoding tRNA (guanosine(37)-N1)-methyltransferase TrmD, which yields MEIDIMTLFPEAVDAMLGISILGRAQERGHIAIRTHQIRSYTTNKQMQVDDYPYGGGRGAVMQADPLYRCWAYILETHGPGRTIFMSPCGRTFDQEAAKELKARYDHLILVCGHYEGVDQRFLDECVDEELSLGDFVLTGGEIAAMAVTDAVCRMVPGVLPDPECFEEESHWNGLLEYPQYSRPAVWHDRVVPEVLLSGDHGKVADWRKKESYKRTMRRRPDLFAKFDESQLITKAEKKVLQQAKDELAAEDQA from the coding sequence ATGGAAATTGACATCATGACCCTCTTTCCTGAGGCGGTGGACGCCATGCTGGGCATCAGCATCCTGGGCCGCGCCCAGGAGCGGGGCCATATCGCCATCCGCACCCACCAGATTCGCTCCTACACCACCAACAAGCAGATGCAGGTGGACGACTATCCTTACGGCGGCGGACGGGGCGCCGTGATGCAGGCGGACCCCCTCTATCGCTGCTGGGCTTACATCCTGGAGACCCACGGCCCTGGCCGCACCATTTTCATGTCTCCCTGCGGGCGCACCTTTGACCAGGAGGCCGCCAAGGAACTCAAGGCCCGCTACGACCATCTGATTCTGGTCTGCGGCCACTACGAGGGGGTGGACCAGCGCTTTTTGGATGAGTGCGTGGATGAGGAGCTCTCTTTGGGCGACTTCGTCCTCACCGGCGGCGAAATCGCCGCTATGGCGGTGACGGACGCGGTGTGCCGCATGGTCCCCGGCGTTCTGCCGGACCCGGAGTGCTTTGAGGAGGAATCCCATTGGAATGGCCTGCTGGAGTATCCCCAATACTCCCGCCCCGCCGTCTGGCACGACAGGGTCGTGCCAGAGGTGCTTCTCTCCGGCGACCATGGCAAGGTAGCCGACTGGAGGAAAAAGGAGAGCTACAAGCGTACCATGCGCCGCCGTCCGGACCTGTTCGCCAAATTTGACGAGTCCCAGCTGATCACCAAGGCAGAAAAAAAAGTCCTGCAGCAGGCCAAAGATGAGCTGGCCGCCGAGGACCAAGCATAG
- the rimM gene encoding ribosome maturation factor RimM (Essential for efficient processing of 16S rRNA) has translation MKLETIKVGRIVNAHGIRGEVRVQPRDGDPGFLTRFRTFYMDGRPITPTAVHVHKNVVLMRLPGVEDMNAALSLKGKELYIRREDAQLPPGQWFDDELLGLPVFDETGERLGELTAVENYPAHKVYTVRGEREYLIPAVEGAFILSIDMDAGRMTVRVWEGM, from the coding sequence ATGAAATTGGAAACCATCAAAGTCGGCCGTATCGTCAATGCCCATGGCATTCGGGGCGAGGTCCGGGTCCAGCCCCGGGATGGCGATCCCGGCTTTTTGACTCGCTTTAGAACCTTTTATATGGATGGCCGCCCCATAACCCCCACCGCCGTCCACGTCCACAAAAACGTTGTGCTGATGAGGCTCCCCGGTGTGGAGGACATGAACGCCGCCCTGTCCCTCAAGGGAAAGGAACTCTATATCCGCCGGGAGGATGCCCAACTGCCTCCGGGACAGTGGTTTGACGACGAGCTGCTGGGGCTTCCTGTATTCGACGAAACCGGCGAGCGGTTAGGAGAGCTGACCGCAGTGGAGAACTATCCCGCCCACAAGGTCTACACCGTGCGGGGCGAGCGGGAGTATCTGATTCCCGCCGTGGAAGGCGCTTTTATCTTGAGTATCGATATGGACGCGGGGCGGATGACCGTCCGAGTGTGGGAGGGCATGTGA
- a CDS encoding KH domain-containing protein, whose protein sequence is MKDLLLYIARNLVDDPDAVSVTEVPGDEELTLELRVAPDDMGKVIGRQGRIAKEIRTVVRSYAQRTGVKVSVDIVD, encoded by the coding sequence ATGAAGGACTTGCTGCTCTACATTGCCAGAAACCTGGTGGATGATCCTGACGCAGTCTCCGTTACGGAGGTCCCAGGCGACGAGGAGCTGACACTGGAACTGCGTGTCGCTCCCGACGACATGGGGAAGGTCATTGGCCGTCAGGGCCGCATCGCCAAAGAGATTCGGACTGTGGTCCGGTCCTATGCTCAACGCACCGGCGTGAAGGTTTCCGTCGACATTGTGGACTAA
- the rpsP gene encoding 30S ribosomal protein S16, with product MVKIRLRRMGAKKAPYYRVVVADSRFPRDGRFIEEIGTYNPCVSPAAIKIDAERAKEWIKSGAQPTDTVRALLKKVDVL from the coding sequence ATGGTTAAGATCAGACTGCGCCGCATGGGCGCCAAGAAGGCCCCTTACTACCGCGTTGTGGTAGCGGATTCCCGCTTCCCCCGCGACGGCCGTTTCATTGAAGAGATTGGCACCTATAACCCCTGCGTCTCCCCCGCCGCCATCAAGATTGACGCCGAGCGCGCCAAGGAGTGGATCAAGTCCGGCGCCCAGCCCACCGACACGGTCAGAGCTCTGCTGAAAAAAGTGGATGTCCTCTGA
- the ffh gene encoding signal recognition particle protein, whose amino-acid sequence MAFEGLSEKLNATFKRLRGKGRLTENDVREGMREVRLALLEADVSYKVVKEFVATVTERAVGSDVLDSLTPAQQVIKIVNEELTNLMGGANAKLSLASSGPTVVMMVGLQGAGKTTTTAKLAGLMRRQLGRRPLLAACDVYRPAAIEQLKVVGSQLDLPVFEQGQGDPVEIAQAALRHARDHGNDLVFLDTAGRLHVDEALMDELKRMKSAVHPHEILLVVDAMTGQDAVNAASSFDEALGIDGVVLTKLDGDARGGAALSIRAVTGKPIKFVGTGEKLEMIEPFHPDRMASRILGMGDMLSFIEKAEAAFDQKQAAKLEEKLRKNRFTLQDYYDQLQQIRGMGDLSQLAGMMPGQLGRQLQGASIDEKQMAHTEAIILSMTPLERENPQILNASRKRRIAAGCGLEVVDVNRLLKQFDAMQQIVKQFSKGRAAGGRMHGFGRKKRLK is encoded by the coding sequence ATGGCATTTGAAGGACTCTCTGAAAAACTCAACGCCACATTCAAGCGTCTGCGGGGCAAGGGCCGCCTAACGGAAAACGACGTCCGGGAGGGCATGCGCGAGGTACGTCTTGCGCTGCTGGAGGCAGACGTGAGCTACAAGGTGGTCAAGGAATTTGTTGCCACTGTAACAGAGCGGGCTGTTGGAAGCGATGTGTTGGACAGCCTGACCCCCGCCCAGCAGGTTATCAAAATCGTCAACGAGGAGCTGACGAACTTGATGGGCGGTGCCAACGCCAAGCTCTCCCTGGCCAGCAGCGGCCCCACCGTTGTGATGATGGTGGGCCTCCAGGGCGCGGGCAAGACCACCACCACGGCCAAGCTCGCAGGGCTTATGCGCCGCCAGCTGGGAAGACGGCCGCTTCTGGCTGCTTGTGACGTGTACCGCCCCGCCGCTATTGAGCAGTTAAAGGTGGTAGGGAGCCAGCTGGACCTGCCAGTCTTTGAACAGGGCCAGGGGGACCCGGTGGAAATCGCCCAGGCCGCCCTGCGCCATGCCAGAGACCATGGTAATGATCTGGTCTTTCTGGACACTGCCGGCCGGCTCCATGTGGACGAGGCTTTGATGGACGAGCTCAAGCGAATGAAATCCGCCGTCCACCCTCATGAGATTTTGCTGGTGGTGGACGCCATGACCGGCCAGGACGCGGTGAACGCCGCCTCCTCCTTTGATGAGGCGCTGGGGATTGACGGCGTGGTGCTCACCAAACTGGACGGCGACGCCCGTGGCGGCGCGGCACTTTCCATCCGGGCAGTCACCGGCAAGCCCATCAAATTTGTAGGCACCGGCGAGAAGCTGGAGATGATTGAGCCCTTCCATCCGGACCGGATGGCCTCCCGTATCCTGGGCATGGGAGACATGCTCTCCTTTATCGAAAAGGCGGAGGCGGCCTTTGACCAGAAGCAGGCCGCCAAGCTGGAGGAAAAGCTCCGCAAAAATCGCTTCACCCTTCAGGATTATTACGACCAGCTCCAGCAGATCCGGGGCATGGGCGATCTCAGCCAGTTGGCTGGCATGATGCCTGGGCAGCTGGGCCGGCAGCTCCAAGGCGCCAGCATTGACGAAAAGCAGATGGCCCACACCGAGGCTATTATCCTCTCCATGACACCGCTGGAACGGGAGAATCCCCAGATTCTAAACGCCAGCCGCAAGCGGCGCATCGCCGCCGGCTGCGGGCTGGAGGTGGTGGACGTAAACCGCCTACTCAAGCAGTTCGACGCTATGCAGCAGATCGTTAAGCAATTTTCCAAGGGCCGCGCAGCCGGCGGGCGGATGCACGGTTTTGGCCGGAAAAAGCGTTTGAAGTAA
- the ylxM gene encoding YlxM family DNA-binding protein: MKNQTYRMTMLFDFYGELLTPRQKEFFDLYYNEDLSLAEIAENAGISRQGVRDVIVRAEAAMQEVEDKTGIIKRFEAQRPHLDAIESAAAEVQTINYRQYDNPRLTELVELIHTETAALKD, translated from the coding sequence GTGAAAAATCAGACCTACCGCATGACGATGCTCTTCGATTTCTATGGAGAGCTTCTGACCCCACGGCAAAAGGAGTTCTTTGATCTCTATTACAATGAGGATCTGTCCCTGGCAGAGATTGCGGAAAATGCCGGTATCTCCCGTCAGGGCGTGCGGGATGTCATTGTTCGAGCCGAGGCCGCCATGCAGGAGGTAGAGGACAAAACCGGTATTATCAAACGGTTTGAAGCCCAGCGGCCCCATCTAGACGCGATTGAATCCGCCGCCGCCGAGGTGCAGACCATCAACTACCGGCAGTATGACAATCCCCGGCTGACGGAGCTGGTGGAACTGATCCATACGGAAACCGCCGCTTTAAAGGATTGA
- a CDS encoding dipeptidase, with product MVLDGHSDLLYDVTRRRLEGERLVLERHHLDRLRRGGVEGLVLALWTTAAEETFWKDIPGMESAAVRTAVMMRCTRAEVVESPWLAAVRTAAGAEQAREQGQIYAFFAIEGMAAIGEDLTGINRYADFGARIGMLTWNETNALATGAGGDRYSPLTDLGQQAVTRMQNLGMLPDVSHLNDGGFADVIRLARGPVIASHSNCRALCDVRRNLTDDQLRAIRDTGGVVGVNVYHGFVHADPEQQTAEMLARHAAHMADVMGVEHVACGFDFCEFFGPGNEGAQGLEDCGEIPAFFSWLEKLGMSQRERAMVARENFLRVLA from the coding sequence ATGGTTTTGGACGGACATTCCGACCTCTTATATGATGTGACACGGCGGCGCCTTGAAGGGGAGCGGCTTGTACTGGAACGACATCATCTGGACCGGCTGCGCCGGGGTGGCGTAGAGGGGCTGGTGTTGGCGCTGTGGACGACAGCGGCAGAGGAGACCTTCTGGAAAGACATCCCCGGAATGGAGAGTGCGGCGGTCCGTACAGCTGTGATGATGCGCTGTACGCGAGCGGAGGTGGTGGAAAGCCCCTGGCTCGCGGCAGTGCGCACCGCCGCTGGGGCGGAGCAGGCCAGAGAGCAGGGGCAGATATACGCCTTTTTTGCCATAGAGGGCATGGCTGCTATCGGGGAGGATCTGACCGGCATCAACCGCTACGCGGATTTTGGCGCCAGGATCGGCATGCTGACCTGGAACGAGACGAATGCCTTGGCTACAGGAGCTGGCGGGGACCGCTATTCCCCATTGACGGACCTGGGTCAGCAGGCAGTGACCAGAATGCAGAATCTGGGGATGCTGCCGGACGTATCGCACCTTAACGACGGCGGCTTTGCCGATGTGATCCGTCTGGCCAGAGGGCCGGTGATTGCATCTCACTCCAACTGCCGCGCTCTGTGCGATGTCCGGCGGAACCTGACGGACGATCAGCTCCGGGCCATCCGGGACACCGGTGGTGTGGTGGGGGTGAACGTCTACCATGGATTTGTCCACGCCGATCCGGAGCAGCAGACGGCGGAGATGTTGGCCCGGCATGCCGCCCATATGGCGGATGTCATGGGTGTGGAGCACGTAGCCTGTGGCTTTGACTTCTGCGAGTTCTTCGGACCGGGAAACGAAGGGGCCCAGGGCCTGGAGGACTGCGGGGAAATCCCGGCCTTTTTTTCCTGGTTGGAAAAGCTGGGGATGAGCCAAAGGGAGCGAGCGATGGTCGCCAGAGAAAACTTCCTGCGAGTATTGGCGTAA